From Electrophorus electricus isolate fEleEle1 chromosome 8, fEleEle1.pri, whole genome shotgun sequence, the proteins below share one genomic window:
- the LOC113589931 gene encoding endoribonuclease ZC3H12A-like — protein MDRQQSKVRHFLKLGYSHSDILRVLQSLQHDAQTNDILEELIKTCRTTTSGHTGAERAPNSSPQLVPRGCSSPQQQTQADPHGQQHMPPDTHASSRFRPVVIDGSNVAISHGNKQVFSCRGIQLAVQWFWERGIRDITVFVPLWRKEQSRPEAPITDQHILNELERRNVLVYTPSRCIKGKRVVCYDDRYIVKLAYDSDGIIVSNDNYRDLQLEKPQWKKFIEERLLMYTFANDMFMPPDDPLGRNGPTIENFLRKKPTGTENNQQHCPYGRKCTYGVKCKFYHPERSNQSQLSVADELRAKSQPDSDSRVFSPSTHFTHDHFINTIPRYANTTTSEPTLHTRYKATAYQDELALSELDLYNSPRDITGSPAYLQRSLPALCKSTKSDQAYGSLESSLSRLYLSDSALQTSLAYSSGCVAGSDSNYFLSNSSHTGNCRRAHSPGFGTLSHRQHAHSDLSLSYARSPYTLHGCKSHSPYNRLMASFYNEPLPYPGSKAQQASYSILPEVSWGQARNREGHEEVTEKRIDVRSQLSTIFPQNIVDQVMSLYPHTLDTTELVALILKYRNSQSL, from the exons ATGGACCGGCAGCAGAGCAAAGTGAGGCATTTTCTGAAGCTCGGCTACTCCCATTCAGACATCTTGAGGGTCCTGCAGAGTCTACAGCACGATGCTCAGACCAACGACATACTGGAGGAGCTCATTAAAACCTGCCGCACTACCACCAGTGGCCACACGGGGGCAGAGAGGGCCCCAAACAGCAGTCCTCAACTCGTACCCCGAGGATGTAGCTCCCCACAGCAGCAGACGCAAGCAGACCCACACGGTCAACAGCACATGCCACCCGACACACATGCATCCAGCCGTTTCAGGCCGGTGGTCATAGATGGGAGCAACGTGGCAATAAG CCATGGGAACAAGCAGGTGTTTTCGTGCCGGGGGATCCAGCTGGCCGTGCAGTGGTTCTGGGAGCGGGGCATTCGCGACATCACCGTCTTCGTGCCTCTCTGGAGGAAAGAGCAGTCGCGACCGGAGGCTCCAATTACAG ACCAACACATACTGAATGAGCTAGAGAGAAGAAACGTCCTTGTTTACACACCTTCGCGCTGCATTAAGGGCAAGAGGGTCGTGTGCTACGACGATCGCTACATCGTCAAACTGGCGTACGACTCGGACGGCATCATCGTATCCAATGACAACTACCGTGACCTGCAGCTGGAAAAACCACAGTGGAAAAAGTTCATCGAGGAGAGGCTGCTGATGTACACTTTCGCCAACGACAT GTTTATGCCACCAGATGATCCACTGGGAAGAAATGGACCAACAATTGAGAATTTCCTCAGGAAGAAGCCAACGGGAACTGAGAACAATCAGCAACACTGCCCTTACG GAAGGAAGTGTACCTATGGGGTGAAATGTAAATTCTACCACCCAGAGCGCTCCAACCAATCTCAACTCTCTGTGGCAGATGAGCTAAGAGCAAAGAGTCAGCCAGACAGTGACAGCAGGGTGTTTTCTCCCtctacacacttcacacatgATCATTTTATAAACACCATCCCCAGATAcgccaacaccaccaccagtgAACCCACCCTGCACACGAGATACAAGGCCACAGCATACCAGGACGAGCTAGCCCTGTCCGAACTTGACCTCTACAACAGCCCACGAGACATAACAGGAAGTCCGGCCTACCTGCAGAGGTCACTTCCGGCTTTGTGCAAGAGTACCAAGAGCGATCAAGCGTACGGCTCCCTAGAGAGCTCCTTGTCCCGGCTTTACCTCAGTGACTCCGCCCTTCAAACCTCACTGGCCTATAGCAGCGGCTGTGTGGCAGGAAGTGACAGCAATTACTTCCTGTCCAACAGTTCACACACAGGGAACTGTAGGCGGGCACATAGCCCTGGGTTTGGCACGCTTTCACACCGTCAGCACGCCCACTCCGATTTGAGCCTCAGCTATGCTCGCTCACCTTACACGCTCCATGGATGCAAGTCTCATAGCCCCTATAACAGACTCATGGCCTCGTTTTATAACGAACCCCTGCCCTACCCTGGTTCTAAGGCTCAACAGGCAAGCTACAGTATATTACCAGAAGTCAGCTGGGGTCAGGCCAGGAACAGAGAAGGGCATGAGGAAGTGACTGAAAAGAGGATAGATGTGAGATCACAGCTCAGTACAATCTTCCCTCAGAACATAGTGGACCAGGTTATGAGcttatatccacacacactggacacCACAGAGCTGGTTGCACTAATACTGAAATACAGGAATAGCCAATCGCTTTGA
- the tab2 gene encoding TGF-beta-activated kinase 1 and MAP3K7-binding protein 2 isoform X2 has translation MAQGNQQIDTQVLQQLRQKFPGVPEGVVSDCVIQNKNNLAACCEHLTQVSSGFLYSEGNPSVTDLRNHMTQLNLGVSQNSHGAVQRDSARMNGSRTLSHTLSEGPVNTPPPPSDFYQAEPRSASAHTPSALNAFCMMEQPRKPLPPQYLGLYQLGASKSHGPSPAPRFNPITVTLAPNAGRNTPTSLHIHGGPQAGPNSPNSIYIRPYVTQAGSTRQAQAWGQYSPTSQPAQQIYQITHPGAQHQTSHVYMPISSPTTPQPPSVLQAASATASQASSSSSSSSSSSSSTAASGGAPLSSSFSQFNIQNISTGPRKNQIEIKLESPQRVGGASAAATATLLCSGSSPRPCSSASSSCPSPSPSSLAASTVPSTPLSIEGTGHNRSQPTVYISASPPAAANTSLDECTLIAPPTRSQPKFYISANASSDEGGSRNPPTVYISANPALQGVAGGRSLGSQVSMGPAYIHHHPPKSRASMGSAGTATSPRVVVTQPNTKYTFKITVSPNKPPAVSPGVVSPTFEPNNMLSLPADHHYPEPEPLHLSDPLSAHRDRPTEARRPSMGSDDIAYTQALLVHQKARMERLCHELKLKKKDLEKLKEEVNEMENDLTRRRLQRSNSVSQIPSLDEMQQLRCKNRLLQIDIDCLTKEIDLLQARGPHFNPSAIHNFYDNLGFVGPVPPKPKGTIAAESSSRSMKAVSEVEDDDGVQWGCTACTFLNHPALNRCEQCEFPRHF, from the exons ATGGCACAGGGAAACCAGCAGATTGACACCCAGGTTCTGCAGCAACTGCGCCAGAAGTTTCCGGGAGTGCCCGAGGGCGTGGTCTCTGATTGTGTCATACAG aaTAAGAACAACTTGGCAGCGTGTTGTGAGCATCTGACCCAGGTGAGTTCCGGCTTCCTGTACAGCGAGGGAAACCCCAGCGTGACGGACCTGCGCAATCACATGACCCAGCTCAACCTGGGCGTCTCACAGAATTCCCATGGTGCCGTGCAGCGTGACTCGGCGAGAATGAATGGCAGCAggactctctctcacacattgaGCGAGGGGCCGGTCAACACCCCCCCTCCGCCCTCCGACTTCTACCAGGCCGAGCCCCGGTCAGCCTCGGCGCACACCCCTTCTGCCCTCAATGCCTTCTGTATGATGGAGCAGCCTCGCAAGCCCCTGCCCCCACAGTACCTCGGCCTGTATCAGCTCGGGGCCTCCAAGAGCCACGGGCCATCTCCAGCCCCTCGCTTCAACCCCATCACCGTGACGCTGGCACCCAACGCGGGCCGCAACACGCCCACGTCGCTGCACATCCACGGCGGGCCCCAGGCGGGCCCCAACAGCCCCAACTCCATCTACATTCGTCCGTACGTGACCCAGGCTGGCAGCACGCGGCAGGCTCAGGCCTGGGGCCAGTACAGCCCCACGTCGCAGCCGGCTCAGCAGATCTATCAGATCACGCACCCGGGCGCCCAGCACCAGACCTCGCATGTTTACATGCCCATCAGCTCACCCACGACCCCCCAGcctccctctgtcctgcaggcAGCCTCCGCGACAGCCTCCCAGGccagttcctcttcctcatcctcttcctcctcatcctcctcgaCGGCAGCATCGGGTGGCGCCCCGCTCTCATCCTCTTTCAGCCAGTTCAACATCCAGAACATCTCCACAGGGCCAAGGAAGAACCAGATCGAGATCAAGCTTGAGTCGCCgcagagagtgggtggggcttcCGCTGCTGCCACGGCAACCCTGCTGTGCTCTGGTTCCAGCCCGCGACCTTGTAGCTCTGCATCTTCATCCTGTCCGTCACCCTCTCCTTCTTCACTCGCGGCCTCTACGGTCCCCTCCACCCCGCTCTCGATCGAAGGGACAGGGCATAATCGAAGCCAACCCACCGTCTATATCTCCGcctctccacctgctgctgctaATACCTCATTGGACGAGTGCACGCTCATCGCACCCCCTACCCGTTCCCAGCCCAAGTTCTACATCTCCGCCAACGCGTCTTCAGACGAGGGAGGCTCCCGTAACCCTCCAACTGTGTACATATCAGCCAACCCTGCACTTCAGGGTGTGGCGGGTGGGCGGAGTCTGGGCAGCCAAGTCAGCATGGGTCCCGCCTACATCCACCATCATCCGCCCAAGTCCCGCGCCTCCATGGGATCTGCCGGCACGGCCACGTCGCCTCGGGTGGTGGTGACGCAGCCCAACACCAAATACACCTTCAAAATCACCGTGTCGCCCAACAAGCCGCCTGCCGTCTCTCCAGGCGTGGTCTCGCCCACCTTCGAGCCCAACAACATGCTGAGTCTACCTGCCGACCACCACTACCCGGAGCCCGAGCCACTGCACCTCTCTGACCCACTCTCGGCCCACCGAGACCGGCCCACGGAGGCCCGGAGGCCTAGCATGGGCTCCGACGACATCGCCTACACCCAAG cACTGTTGGTGCACCAGAAGGCGCGTATGGAGCGATTGTGTCATGAATTAAAGCTGAAAAAGAAAGACCTAGAGAAACTTAAAGAGGAAGTGAATGAAATGGAGAATGACCTCACAAGAAGACGACTGCAGAGGTCCAATTCAGTCTCTCAGATACCATCG CTTGATGAAATGCAACAGCTGAGATGTAAGAACAGGTTATTGCAGATTGATATCGACTGCTTAACTAAAGAGATTGATCTCCTGCAGGCACGAG GACCACACTTCAATCCTAGTGCAATCCACAATTTCTATGACAATCTGGGCTTTGTAGGCCCTGTTCCACCCAAGCCAAAAGGTACCATAGCAGCAG aGTCAAGCAGTAGGAGCATGAAGGCTGTGTCAGAGGttgaagatgatgatggtgttcagtggggttgtACAGCCTGCACCTTCCTCAACCATCCTGCCCTCAACCGCTGTGAACAGTGTGAATTCCCCCGACACTTCTGA
- the tab2 gene encoding TGF-beta-activated kinase 1 and MAP3K7-binding protein 2 isoform X1, translating to MAQGNQQIDTQVLQQLRQKFPGVPEGVVSDCVIQNKNNLAACCEHLTQVSSGFLYSEGNPSVTDLRNHMTQLNLGVSQNSHGAVQRDSARMNGSRTLSHTLSEGPVNTPPPPSDFYQAEPRSASAHTPSALNAFCMMEQPRKPLPPQYLGLYQLGASKSHGPSPAPRFNPITVTLAPNAGRNTPTSLHIHGGPQAGPNSPNSIYIRPYVTQAGSTRQAQAWGQYSPTSQPAQQIYQITHPGAQHQTSHVYMPISSPTTPQPPSVLQAASATASQASSSSSSSSSSSSSTAASGGAPLSSSFSQFNIQNISTGPRKNQIEIKLESPQRVGGASAAATATLLCSGSSPRPCSSASSSCPSPSPSSLAASTVPSTPLSIEGTGHNRSQPTVYISASPPAAANTSLDECTLIAPPTRSQPKFYISANASSDEGGSRNPPTVYISANPALQGVAGGRSLGSQVSMGPAYIHHHPPKSRASMGSAGTATSPRVVVTQPNTKYTFKITVSPNKPPAVSPGVVSPTFEPNNMLSLPADHHYPEPEPLHLSDPLSAHRDRPTEARRPSMGSDDIAYTQALLVHQKARMERLCHELKLKKKDLEKLKEEVNEMENDLTRRRLQRSNSVSQIPSLDEMQQLRCKNRLLQIDIDCLTKEIDLLQARGPHFNPSAIHNFYDNLGFVGPVPPKPKGTIAAGSDHWGSVDRRGRRINVSSKLKRDPSLPPVPPCLPAPVESSSRSMKAVSEVEDDDGVQWGCTACTFLNHPALNRCEQCEFPRHF from the exons ATGGCACAGGGAAACCAGCAGATTGACACCCAGGTTCTGCAGCAACTGCGCCAGAAGTTTCCGGGAGTGCCCGAGGGCGTGGTCTCTGATTGTGTCATACAG aaTAAGAACAACTTGGCAGCGTGTTGTGAGCATCTGACCCAGGTGAGTTCCGGCTTCCTGTACAGCGAGGGAAACCCCAGCGTGACGGACCTGCGCAATCACATGACCCAGCTCAACCTGGGCGTCTCACAGAATTCCCATGGTGCCGTGCAGCGTGACTCGGCGAGAATGAATGGCAGCAggactctctctcacacattgaGCGAGGGGCCGGTCAACACCCCCCCTCCGCCCTCCGACTTCTACCAGGCCGAGCCCCGGTCAGCCTCGGCGCACACCCCTTCTGCCCTCAATGCCTTCTGTATGATGGAGCAGCCTCGCAAGCCCCTGCCCCCACAGTACCTCGGCCTGTATCAGCTCGGGGCCTCCAAGAGCCACGGGCCATCTCCAGCCCCTCGCTTCAACCCCATCACCGTGACGCTGGCACCCAACGCGGGCCGCAACACGCCCACGTCGCTGCACATCCACGGCGGGCCCCAGGCGGGCCCCAACAGCCCCAACTCCATCTACATTCGTCCGTACGTGACCCAGGCTGGCAGCACGCGGCAGGCTCAGGCCTGGGGCCAGTACAGCCCCACGTCGCAGCCGGCTCAGCAGATCTATCAGATCACGCACCCGGGCGCCCAGCACCAGACCTCGCATGTTTACATGCCCATCAGCTCACCCACGACCCCCCAGcctccctctgtcctgcaggcAGCCTCCGCGACAGCCTCCCAGGccagttcctcttcctcatcctcttcctcctcatcctcctcgaCGGCAGCATCGGGTGGCGCCCCGCTCTCATCCTCTTTCAGCCAGTTCAACATCCAGAACATCTCCACAGGGCCAAGGAAGAACCAGATCGAGATCAAGCTTGAGTCGCCgcagagagtgggtggggcttcCGCTGCTGCCACGGCAACCCTGCTGTGCTCTGGTTCCAGCCCGCGACCTTGTAGCTCTGCATCTTCATCCTGTCCGTCACCCTCTCCTTCTTCACTCGCGGCCTCTACGGTCCCCTCCACCCCGCTCTCGATCGAAGGGACAGGGCATAATCGAAGCCAACCCACCGTCTATATCTCCGcctctccacctgctgctgctaATACCTCATTGGACGAGTGCACGCTCATCGCACCCCCTACCCGTTCCCAGCCCAAGTTCTACATCTCCGCCAACGCGTCTTCAGACGAGGGAGGCTCCCGTAACCCTCCAACTGTGTACATATCAGCCAACCCTGCACTTCAGGGTGTGGCGGGTGGGCGGAGTCTGGGCAGCCAAGTCAGCATGGGTCCCGCCTACATCCACCATCATCCGCCCAAGTCCCGCGCCTCCATGGGATCTGCCGGCACGGCCACGTCGCCTCGGGTGGTGGTGACGCAGCCCAACACCAAATACACCTTCAAAATCACCGTGTCGCCCAACAAGCCGCCTGCCGTCTCTCCAGGCGTGGTCTCGCCCACCTTCGAGCCCAACAACATGCTGAGTCTACCTGCCGACCACCACTACCCGGAGCCCGAGCCACTGCACCTCTCTGACCCACTCTCGGCCCACCGAGACCGGCCCACGGAGGCCCGGAGGCCTAGCATGGGCTCCGACGACATCGCCTACACCCAAG cACTGTTGGTGCACCAGAAGGCGCGTATGGAGCGATTGTGTCATGAATTAAAGCTGAAAAAGAAAGACCTAGAGAAACTTAAAGAGGAAGTGAATGAAATGGAGAATGACCTCACAAGAAGACGACTGCAGAGGTCCAATTCAGTCTCTCAGATACCATCG CTTGATGAAATGCAACAGCTGAGATGTAAGAACAGGTTATTGCAGATTGATATCGACTGCTTAACTAAAGAGATTGATCTCCTGCAGGCACGAG GACCACACTTCAATCCTAGTGCAATCCACAATTTCTATGACAATCTGGGCTTTGTAGGCCCTGTTCCACCCAAGCCAAAAGGTACCATAGCAGCAG GCTCGGACCACTGGGGCTCTGTGGACAGGCGGGGACGCAGGATCAACGTCAGCTCGAAGCTGAAGAGAgacccttctctccctcctgtgcctccctgcctccctgcaCCTGTGG aGTCAAGCAGTAGGAGCATGAAGGCTGTGTCAGAGGttgaagatgatgatggtgttcagtggggttgtACAGCCTGCACCTTCCTCAACCATCCTGCCCTCAACCGCTGTGAACAGTGTGAATTCCCCCGACACTTCTGA